A section of the Myxocyprinus asiaticus isolate MX2 ecotype Aquarium Trade chromosome 22, UBuf_Myxa_2, whole genome shotgun sequence genome encodes:
- the tcof1 gene encoding muscle M-line assembly protein unc-89 isoform X1 encodes MTSKVTDASQDELINLIYRHLKDNGYKKAANVLRKHAPQVETEEVKASLSEIFKEWASKRNEGLDDEDVPLLPSGIQTSELQSPAKNKTTSSAVRKSCKKHNTTGNTAPSDAVDTNSKKTSGSRSKSQKQKKKETVTIPKTGKTSTSQASKSKTAAVSVPPFVSSAPANDFDSDSDASLDVEKWRKLVTQLTDTDVAKMNVLSNFDESPVSSPGKSTEKGKTTKATKSKKEGDPTKNVKSKMPTKISRAKAANIPVKTDAAKTLSKKSKDKTAAAVSGLPEVKTPSKKAGDKKSSNISGHDVVETSKTNEANTEKLAVHDETNGLLKADKIATPSKRTKVVGGSDSESYWTPKKVKFKISSSLSEQVETPEIAASGTSETSTSETPSKKAKKKKSEILSDADNVEAPKKNVNSLSNTKKVATNASKLAQANCEDANPTIDDALLKSDQSEMPLKKLKDKKSKKVKTKKKKSLAEPDKAATSEKADVFQESVNPETLSKKAKKKKLEIQSESDKVETPKRTEDSLSNSKEVIKEVKKVKNARMPSQTNCEDANSAVDDIHRKSDQSETPSTKVKDEKSKSVEEPVYVETPKKVNATKTESLAELDKERTSEKADVLQELVNPQTPSKKSKLKAVKDLSEYIPGLSNEVASNQDLKTRSKTRKHKQVDPIDVLAPEEATPGKKKKKNTDGENVEVLQTAPEEAASVTVETSQKKKKKKKEEETRANH; translated from the exons ATGACGTCAAAGGTTACAGACGCCTCTCAAGACGAGTTGATCAATTTAATATATCGGCATTTAAAGGACAACGGTTACAAGAAAGCTGCCAACGTGCTGAGAAAGCACGCGCCCCAG GTTGAAACTGAGGAAGTGAAAGCCTCCTTAAGTGAGATCTTTAAGGAGTGGGCAAG TAAAAGGAATGAAGGCTTGGATGATGAAGACGTTCCTCTTCTGCCTTCAG GCATTCAGACTTCTGAACTGCAGAGTCCAGCAAAGAATAAGACAACCTCTTCAGCTGTAAGAAAGTCCTGCAAGAAACACAACACAACTGGAAACACAGCTCCCTCTGATG CTGTTGATACGAACAGCAAGAAAACTTCAGGATCACGGAGCAAATCACAG aaacagaagaaaaaagaaacagtgACGATACCAAAGACAGGAAAAACGTCCACTTCACAAGCTTCTAAAAGTAAAACTGCTGCTGTTTCTGTGCCTCCGTTTGTCTCCTCCGCTCCAGCGAATGATTTCGACTCTGATTCTGATGCCAGTTTAGATGTGGAGAAATGGAGGAAACTGGTCACACAGTTAACAG ATACTGATGTAGCGAAGATGAATGTCCTCTCAAACTTTGATGAATCTCCTGTCTCCTCACCTGGGAAGTCCACAGAAAAGGGAAAGACGACAAAGGCAACAAAATCTAAAAAAGAGGGAGACCCAACTAAGAATGTCAAGTCCAAGATGCCAACCAAGATATCAAGAGCTAAAGCTGCTAACATTCCTGTAAAGACTGATGCAGCTAAGACACTTTCAAAAAAGTCTAAAGACAAGACGGCTGCTGCTGTATCTGGGCTTCCTGAAGTTAAGACACCATCCAAAAAGGCTGGAGATAAGAAAAGCAGTAATATCTCAGGTCATGATGTGGTTGAAACGTCAAAGACAAATGAAGCTAATACTGAAAAACTAGCCGTACATGATGAAACAAATGGACTTTTGAAAGCTGACAAGATAGCCACTCCATCTAAAAGGACTAAAGTAGTTGGTGGATCAGACTCTGAAAGCTATTGGACtccaaaaaaagttaaatttaaaATATCGAGCAGTCTTTCTGAGCAAGTAGAGACCCCTGAAATAGCTGCCTCTGGAACCTCAGAAACCAGTACCTCTGAAACTCCATCTAAAAAGGCCaagaaaaagaaatcagaaaTCCTGTCTGATGCCGATAATGTTGAAGctcctaaaaaaaatgtcaatagtCTGTCAAATACAAAAAAAGTTGCTACAAATGCTAGCAAGCTTGCGCAAGCTAACTGTGAAGACGCCAACCCAACGATTGATGATGCCCTTCTCAAGTCTGACCAATCAGAGATGCCATTAAAGAAATTAAAAGATAAGAAGTCTAAAAAAGTgaaaactaagaaaaaaaaaagtcttgctgAACCTGACAAAGCAGCAACATCTGAGAAAGCTGACGTCTTTCAAGAATCCGTTAACCCTGAAACTCTATCTAAAAAGGCCAAGAAAAAGAAATTAGAAATCCAGTCTGAATCTGATAAGGTTGAAACTCCTAAAAGAACCGAAGATAGTCTCTCAAATAGCAAAGAAGTTATTAAAGAGGTTAAGAAAGTAAAAAATGCTCGCATGCCTTCGCAAACTAACTGTGAAGATGCTAACTCTGCGGTTGATGACATCCACCGGAAGTCAGACCAATCAGAGACGCCGTCAACGAAAGTGAAAGACGAGAAGTCTAAAAGTGTTGAAGAGCCTGTTTATGTTGAGACTCCTAAGAAGGTTAATGCTACGAAAACAGAAAGTCTTGCTGAACTTGACAAAGAAAGAACATCTGAGAAAGCTGATGTCCTTCAAGAATTAGTTAACCCTCAAACTCCATCTAAAAAATCCAAACTTAAGGCTGTTAAAGACCTCTCAGAGTATATACCAGGTTTGAGTAATGAGGTAGCTTCTAATCAAGATCTAAAGACTCGATCCAAAACaagaaaacacaaacaggtaGACCCTATTGACGTCCTGGCGCCTGAAGAGGCCACGCcggggaaaaagaaaaagaaaaacacagatgGTGAAAATGTTGAGGTTCTTCAGACAGCACCAGAAGAAGCAGCTTCTGTTACTGTAGAAACCAGCCAGAAGAAAAAGA aaaaaaagaaagaagaggagACACGAGCAAATCACTGA
- the tcof1 gene encoding muscle M-line assembly protein unc-89 isoform X2 has product MTSKVTDASQDELINLIYRHLKDNGYKKAANVLRKHAPQVETEEVKASLSEIFKEWASKRNEGLDDEDVPLLPSGIQTSELQSPAKNKTTSSAVRKSCKKHNTTGNTAPSDAVDTNSKKTSGSRSKSQKKKETVTIPKTGKTSTSQASKSKTAAVSVPPFVSSAPANDFDSDSDASLDVEKWRKLVTQLTDTDVAKMNVLSNFDESPVSSPGKSTEKGKTTKATKSKKEGDPTKNVKSKMPTKISRAKAANIPVKTDAAKTLSKKSKDKTAAAVSGLPEVKTPSKKAGDKKSSNISGHDVVETSKTNEANTEKLAVHDETNGLLKADKIATPSKRTKVVGGSDSESYWTPKKVKFKISSSLSEQVETPEIAASGTSETSTSETPSKKAKKKKSEILSDADNVEAPKKNVNSLSNTKKVATNASKLAQANCEDANPTIDDALLKSDQSEMPLKKLKDKKSKKVKTKKKKSLAEPDKAATSEKADVFQESVNPETLSKKAKKKKLEIQSESDKVETPKRTEDSLSNSKEVIKEVKKVKNARMPSQTNCEDANSAVDDIHRKSDQSETPSTKVKDEKSKSVEEPVYVETPKKVNATKTESLAELDKERTSEKADVLQELVNPQTPSKKSKLKAVKDLSEYIPGLSNEVASNQDLKTRSKTRKHKQVDPIDVLAPEEATPGKKKKKNTDGENVEVLQTAPEEAASVTVETSQKKKKKKKEEETRANH; this is encoded by the exons ATGACGTCAAAGGTTACAGACGCCTCTCAAGACGAGTTGATCAATTTAATATATCGGCATTTAAAGGACAACGGTTACAAGAAAGCTGCCAACGTGCTGAGAAAGCACGCGCCCCAG GTTGAAACTGAGGAAGTGAAAGCCTCCTTAAGTGAGATCTTTAAGGAGTGGGCAAG TAAAAGGAATGAAGGCTTGGATGATGAAGACGTTCCTCTTCTGCCTTCAG GCATTCAGACTTCTGAACTGCAGAGTCCAGCAAAGAATAAGACAACCTCTTCAGCTGTAAGAAAGTCCTGCAAGAAACACAACACAACTGGAAACACAGCTCCCTCTGATG CTGTTGATACGAACAGCAAGAAAACTTCAGGATCACGGAGCAAATCACAG aagaaaaaagaaacagtgACGATACCAAAGACAGGAAAAACGTCCACTTCACAAGCTTCTAAAAGTAAAACTGCTGCTGTTTCTGTGCCTCCGTTTGTCTCCTCCGCTCCAGCGAATGATTTCGACTCTGATTCTGATGCCAGTTTAGATGTGGAGAAATGGAGGAAACTGGTCACACAGTTAACAG ATACTGATGTAGCGAAGATGAATGTCCTCTCAAACTTTGATGAATCTCCTGTCTCCTCACCTGGGAAGTCCACAGAAAAGGGAAAGACGACAAAGGCAACAAAATCTAAAAAAGAGGGAGACCCAACTAAGAATGTCAAGTCCAAGATGCCAACCAAGATATCAAGAGCTAAAGCTGCTAACATTCCTGTAAAGACTGATGCAGCTAAGACACTTTCAAAAAAGTCTAAAGACAAGACGGCTGCTGCTGTATCTGGGCTTCCTGAAGTTAAGACACCATCCAAAAAGGCTGGAGATAAGAAAAGCAGTAATATCTCAGGTCATGATGTGGTTGAAACGTCAAAGACAAATGAAGCTAATACTGAAAAACTAGCCGTACATGATGAAACAAATGGACTTTTGAAAGCTGACAAGATAGCCACTCCATCTAAAAGGACTAAAGTAGTTGGTGGATCAGACTCTGAAAGCTATTGGACtccaaaaaaagttaaatttaaaATATCGAGCAGTCTTTCTGAGCAAGTAGAGACCCCTGAAATAGCTGCCTCTGGAACCTCAGAAACCAGTACCTCTGAAACTCCATCTAAAAAGGCCaagaaaaagaaatcagaaaTCCTGTCTGATGCCGATAATGTTGAAGctcctaaaaaaaatgtcaatagtCTGTCAAATACAAAAAAAGTTGCTACAAATGCTAGCAAGCTTGCGCAAGCTAACTGTGAAGACGCCAACCCAACGATTGATGATGCCCTTCTCAAGTCTGACCAATCAGAGATGCCATTAAAGAAATTAAAAGATAAGAAGTCTAAAAAAGTgaaaactaagaaaaaaaaaagtcttgctgAACCTGACAAAGCAGCAACATCTGAGAAAGCTGACGTCTTTCAAGAATCCGTTAACCCTGAAACTCTATCTAAAAAGGCCAAGAAAAAGAAATTAGAAATCCAGTCTGAATCTGATAAGGTTGAAACTCCTAAAAGAACCGAAGATAGTCTCTCAAATAGCAAAGAAGTTATTAAAGAGGTTAAGAAAGTAAAAAATGCTCGCATGCCTTCGCAAACTAACTGTGAAGATGCTAACTCTGCGGTTGATGACATCCACCGGAAGTCAGACCAATCAGAGACGCCGTCAACGAAAGTGAAAGACGAGAAGTCTAAAAGTGTTGAAGAGCCTGTTTATGTTGAGACTCCTAAGAAGGTTAATGCTACGAAAACAGAAAGTCTTGCTGAACTTGACAAAGAAAGAACATCTGAGAAAGCTGATGTCCTTCAAGAATTAGTTAACCCTCAAACTCCATCTAAAAAATCCAAACTTAAGGCTGTTAAAGACCTCTCAGAGTATATACCAGGTTTGAGTAATGAGGTAGCTTCTAATCAAGATCTAAAGACTCGATCCAAAACaagaaaacacaaacaggtaGACCCTATTGACGTCCTGGCGCCTGAAGAGGCCACGCcggggaaaaagaaaaagaaaaacacagatgGTGAAAATGTTGAGGTTCTTCAGACAGCACCAGAAGAAGCAGCTTCTGTTACTGTAGAAACCAGCCAGAAGAAAAAGA aaaaaaagaaagaagaggagACACGAGCAAATCACTGA